AACTCCATATCTTTTGTATTTTGGAAGTCCTAAGTTATTGAAGCTATTACTCTTAAAACTTATTATTAGAATGAACCGATTTAATTTTGGTTTTCTGTTCACAAATTTATCTATCAAATAAAAAGGTAAAGGCTGAGGATATCCATATCACAGATTAGCGTAAAATATTTATTATCAcagtaaaaaaatacaaatgtaatgCAGGTTGGCAACACAGATTGTATACGTAGGTTAAATGTCACCATATCATTGGTATTTATCAGTTGGTTGGCTTTTCTGGGATGTACGTCATCAGAAGTGGCCTAAAAATTGGAAAGGGTGGCTGGAATGTTGACAATGGTAGGCATTAAGTTGGTGATGTTGACTGGAAGTTGGGAGATCCTGTCTGCTATGATTTTTGCGACCTATAGGTTGGAGAGGGTGGCTGGTATGGTGCAGAGACAGACCAGAATGTTGAAAAGGGTGTTTTTAATAATAGGTATGTCAGCGATGGTGGCTGGTAAGTTGGAGACTGTCTGTTAGGTTATAAGTTGGAGATGGTGGCCAATATATAGGACAAGATAGCTAGTATGCTGGAGAGAAGAGCGGCCTGTAAGTTAGCAAAGGTGGTTGATAATTGTGTAATGGTGTCTGGCAACATTTGGATAGTGGCTGGTGAGTGAGAGACTGTCTCGTAAGTTGATAATTTTGGCATATAAGTTTGAGATACTAAGTTTGATATGCTGGTGGCTTATAGGTTGGAGAAGATAGTGGATGATAAGCTGGAAATGCTGGTGGCTTATAAGTTGGAGAAGATAGTGGCTGACAAGTTGGGGATGCTGGTAGCTTTTAAGTCGGAAGAGATAGTGGCCCATAAATTGGAGATGCTGGTGGCTTATTAGTTGGAGAAGATAGTGGCTGATAAGTAGGAGATGCTGGTGACTTACAAGTCGGAGAAGATAGTAGCCCATAAGATGGAGATGTTGGGGACTCATACGTCAGGGAAGATAGTGGCCCATAAGTTGGAGATGCTGGTGGCTTATAAGTTGGAGAAGATAGTGTCCCATAACTCAGAGATGCAGGTAGGTTATAAGTTGGAGAAGATAGTGGCTCATAACTTGGTGATGTTGGTAGCTTATTAGTCAGAGAAGATAGTGGCCCGTAACTCGGAGATGCTGGTGGTTTATAAGTTGGAGAAGATAGTTAATGGCAAGTTGATGGTGCTGGTGGCTTATAAGTTGGGGAAGATAGTGGCTGACAAGTTGGGGATGCTGGTGGCTTATAAGTCAGAAAAGATAGTGGCTCATAACTTGGAGATGCTGGTGACTTATTAGTTGGAGAAGATAGTGGCTGATAAGTAGATGCTAGTGACTTATAAGTTGGAGAAGATAGTGGCCCATAAGATGGAGATATTGGTGACTCATAAGTCAGGGAAGATAGTGGCCCATACTTTGGAGATGCTGGTAGCTTACAAGTTAGAGAAGAGAGTGCCCCATAACTTGGATATGCTGGTAGCTCATTAGTCGGAGAAGATAGTGGCCCATAACTTGGAGATGCCGGTATCTTATTAGTCAGAGAAAATAGTGGCCTGTAACTTGGAGATGCTGGTAGCTTATAAGTCAGAGAAGAGAGTGGCCCATAACTTTGAGATGCTGGTATCTTATTAGTCAGAGAAGATAGTGGCCTGTAACTTGGAGATGGTCGTGGCTTATAAGTTGGGGAAGATAGTGAAAGGTAAGTTGATGCTGGCGGCTTATTAGTTGGAGAAGATAGTGGCTGATAAGTTGGAGCTGCTGGTGGCTTATAAGTTAGAGAGGATAGTGGCCCATAAGATAAAGATGTTGGTAACTCATAAGTTGGAGGAGATAGTGACCTGTAAGTTGGAGATGCTGGTGGCATATTAGTGGGAGCAGATAACGGCTGATAAGTTGGAGATATTGGTGGCTTATAAGTTGGAGAAAACAGTGGCCCATAAGATGGCAATGTTGGTGGCTCATAAGTCGGAAGAGATAGTGGCCCATAAGTTGGAGACGTTGGGGGATATAGTGGCCTGTCAGTTGGAGATGCTGGTGGCTTATTAGTCGGAGCAGATATTGGCTGATAAGATGGAGATGCTGGTGATTTAAAAGTTGGAGAGAACAGTGGCCCATACGATGAAGATGTTGGTGGCATATTATTCGGAGAAGATACTGGCTGATAAGTTGGAGATACTGGTGGCTTATAAGTTGGAGAAAACAATGGCCCATATGATGGAGATGTTGGTGAATCATAAGACTGAGAAGATAGTGGCTCGTAAGATGGAGATGTTGGTGGCTTATTAATTGTACAAGATAGTGGCTGATAAGTTAGAGATGATGGTGGCATATAAGTTGGAGAATACAATGGCCCATAAGATGGAGATGTTGGTGACTCATAAGTTGGAGGAGGTAGTGGCCTGTATGTTGGAGATGCTGGTGGCTTATAAGCTGGAGAAAACAATGGTCCATAAGATGGAGATGTTGGTGACTGTATGTTGGAGATGCTAACGACTTCTTATTCGACGATAGTGGCTAATAAGTTGGAGATGCTGGTGACATATAAGTTTTAGAAGACAGTGGTCCTTAAGATGGAGATGTTGGTGACTCACACATCACAGGAGATAGTGTCCAGTAAGTTGGATATGCTGGTGGCTATAAGTTGTAGATGCTGGTGGTTTATAAGTTGGAGAGGACAGTGGCCCATAATATGGAAATGTTGGTGACTCATTACTCTCAGAAGATAGTGGCCCATAAGATGGAGATTTTGGTGGGTTATTAGTCGGAGAAGATAATGGCTGATAAGTTGGAGATGCTGGTGACTCATAAGTCGAAGGAGATAGTGGCCTGTAAGTTGGAGATACTGGTGGCTTCTTAATTGCAGCATATATTGGCTGATAAGTTGGAGATGCTGGTGGTTTATAAGTTGGAGAGGACAGTGACCCATAAGATGGAGATGTTAGTGACTCATAAGTCGGAGGAGATAGTGGCCTGTATGTTGGAGATGCTGGTGGCTTATTAGTCGATAATAATGGTTAAGTTGGGGATGCTGGTGCCTGATAAGTTGGAGAAGATGGTGGCCCATACATTGGCGATGCTGGTGGGTTATAAGTTGgagatgatggtgggttataagttGGGGATGCTGGTGCCTGATAAGTTGGAGAAGATAGTGGCCCATACATTGGCAATGCTGGTGGGTTATTAGTTGgagatgatggtgggttataagttGGGGATGCTGGTGCCTGATAAGTTGGAGAAGATAGTGACGCATATGTTGGCGATGCTGGTGGCTTATAAGTTGGAGAAGATAGTGGCCCATACATTGGCGATGCTGGTGGGTTATTAGTTGgagatgatggtgggttataagttGGGGATGCTGGTGCCTGATAAGTTGGAGAAGATAGTGACGCATACGTTGGTGATGCTGGTGGCTTGTAAGTTGGAGAAGATAGTGGCCCATACATTGGTGATGCTGGTGGGTTATTAGTTGgagatgatggtgggttataagttGGGGATGCTGGTGCCTGATAAGTTGGAGAAGATAATGACGCATACGTTGGCGATGCTGGTGGGTTATTAGTTGGAGATGATGGTGGGGTATAAGTTGGAGATGCTGGGGGCCGATAAGTTGGAGATGTT
This genomic stretch from Palaemon carinicauda isolate YSFRI2023 chromosome 12, ASM3689809v2, whole genome shotgun sequence harbors:
- the LOC137651313 gene encoding DNA-directed RNA polymerase II subunit RPB1-like, giving the protein MPPSSLTYQPLSCTINKPPTSPSYEPLSSQSYDSPTSPSYGPLFSPTYKPPVSPTYQPVSSPNNMPPTSSSYGPLFSPTFKSPASPSYQPISAPTNKPPASPTDRPLYPPTSPTYGPLSLPTYEPPTLPSYGPLFSPTYKPPISPTYQPLSAPTNMPPASPTYRSLSPPTYELPTSLSYGPLSSLTYKPPAAPTYQPLSSPTNKPPASTYLSLSSPTYKPRPSPSYRPLSSLTNKIPASQSYGPLSSLTYKLPASPSYRPLFSLTNKIPASPSYGPLSSPTNELPAYPSYGALSSLTCKLPASPKYGPLSSLTYESPISPSYGPLSSPTYKSLASTYQPLSSPTNKSPASPSYEPLSFLTYKPPASPTCQPLSSPTYKPPAPSTCH